A single Methanocaldococcus bathoardescens DNA region contains:
- a CDS encoding DUF1890 family protein: protein MNILVIVGCPEPPALIPSVLYLISQLKKRGDNVIIAGNHAALKLLEIADNDKYYLKGIGAVDIDEGLKGIEGIDKIISFVHNDGGVSYTVTYKTKYNKDTHAIVFGKQINKDYVETLKNNNIEVYTARAFHNPMPIVNRIKEILMNI from the coding sequence ATGAATATATTAGTTATAGTTGGATGCCCTGAACCGCCAGCATTAATTCCTTCTGTTTTATATCTAATAAGTCAGTTGAAAAAAAGGGGAGATAATGTCATTATAGCTGGAAATCATGCGGCTTTAAAATTGTTAGAGATTGCAGATAATGATAAATACTATTTAAAAGGTATTGGGGCTGTAGATATAGATGAAGGGCTTAAGGGCATTGAAGGTATTGATAAAATAATAAGCTTTGTCCATAATGATGGAGGAGTTAGCTATACAGTAACATACAAAACCAAATATAACAAAGACACTCATGCAATTGTCTTTGGAAAGCAAATAAATAAAGATTACGTTGAAACACTAAAGAATAATAACATAGAAGTTTATACAGCAAGGGCTTTCCATAACCCAATGCCAATTGTAAATAGGATAAAAGAGATATTAATGAACATCTAA
- the yciH gene encoding stress response translation initiation inhibitor YciH has translation MPEICPRCGLPKELCVCEEIAKEEQKIKIYVTKRRFGKLMTIIEGFDTSVIDLKELAKKLKDICACGGTVKGDTIELQGDHRKKVAEELVKMGFSRDSIEIR, from the coding sequence ATGCCAGAAATTTGTCCAAGATGTGGATTACCAAAAGAATTATGTGTTTGTGAAGAAATAGCTAAAGAAGAACAAAAAATAAAAATATATGTTACAAAAAGAAGATTTGGTAAATTAATGACTATAATTGAAGGTTTTGATACAAGTGTTATTGACTTAAAAGAGCTTGCTAAAAAATTAAAAGATATTTGTGCTTGTGGAGGGACTGTTAAAGGAGATACTATTGAACTTCAAGGAGACCACAGAAAAAAAGTTGCTGAAGAACTTGTTAAAATGGGATTCTCAAGAGATTCAATTGAAATTAGATAA
- the rpmC gene encoding 50S ribosomal protein L29, which produces MAILRASELREMSIEELKEKLVELKRELLKERASKAVAGAPSNPGRMREIRRTIARILTIMNEKKRMASQ; this is translated from the coding sequence ATGGCTATATTAAGAGCAAGTGAATTAAGAGAAATGTCAATAGAAGAATTAAAAGAAAAACTCGTAGAATTGAAAAGAGAATTGTTAAAAGAGAGAGCAAGTAAAGCAGTTGCTGGAGCTCCTTCAAATCCAGGTAGAATGAGAGAAATTAGAAGAACAATAGCGAGAATATTAACAATAATGAATGAAAAGAAAAGAATGGCTTCACAGTAA
- the rplV gene encoding 50S ribosomal protein L22: MGKLKYKIQVNPEKTARAMGRNIPISRKHAREICKSINGMKLDDAIRFLEDVIAMRRPVLFRRHCKKVGHRKGKLGWPAGRYPVKAAKTILKILQHAKANAEYKGLNTEKLRIKHISTNKGITIKRYMPRAFGRATPKFQETVHIQVILEEYH; this comes from the coding sequence ATGGGTAAATTAAAATACAAGATACAAGTCAATCCTGAAAAAACAGCAAGGGCTATGGGAAGAAATATTCCAATATCAAGAAAACATGCAAGAGAGATATGTAAATCAATAAATGGAATGAAATTGGATGATGCTATAAGGTTCTTAGAAGATGTTATTGCAATGAGAAGACCAGTTCTCTTTAGAAGACACTGCAAGAAAGTAGGGCACAGAAAAGGTAAGCTTGGCTGGCCTGCTGGTAGATACCCAGTTAAAGCAGCTAAGACAATCTTAAAGATATTACAGCACGCTAAGGCAAATGCTGAATACAAAGGTTTAAACACTGAAAAGTTAAGAATAAAACATATCTCAACAAACAAAGGAATAACAATCAAAAGATACATGCCAAGAGCATTTGGTAGAGCTACACCTAAGTTCCAAGAAACAGTTCATATACAAGTTATCTTAGAAGAATACCACTAA
- the rnp1 gene encoding ribonuclease P protein component 1 translates to MITPHNILRHELIGLKVEIVEAKNKAMVGIKGRVIDETRNTLVIEKENGKEVRIPKDVAVFVFQLKGCKVKVDGRLLIGRPEERLKRKIKILYPY, encoded by the coding sequence ATGATAACTCCACACAACATACTTAGGCATGAACTTATAGGGCTTAAGGTAGAGATTGTTGAAGCAAAGAACAAAGCGATGGTAGGGATTAAAGGGAGAGTTATTGATGAAACAAGAAATACATTAGTGATAGAAAAAGAGAATGGCAAAGAAGTGAGGATTCCAAAAGATGTTGCAGTGTTTGTTTTCCAATTAAAGGGATGTAAAGTGAAGGTTGATGGAAGATTGCTAATAGGGAGGCCAGAAGAGAGATTAAAGAGAAAGATAAAGATACTTTATCCTTACTAA
- a CDS encoding DUF1894 domain-containing protein gives MPCIDKLNYEILYKGGFKDCAEFIRKNFKNVREMDAGEEIFEGVFLIGIPPIPVAYEDNYIIFPYTKPCYGTFVLKINLEEIKEEKKEETEKNKKSFLSKLKFW, from the coding sequence ATGCCATGTATTGACAAACTAAACTATGAAATCTTATATAAAGGAGGATTTAAAGATTGTGCAGAGTTTATAAGAAAAAATTTCAAAAATGTTAGAGAAATGGATGCCGGAGAAGAGATATTTGAAGGAGTCTTTTTAATTGGAATTCCGCCAATACCAGTAGCTTATGAAGACAACTACATAATCTTCCCATACACAAAACCATGCTATGGAACGTTTGTTTTAAAAATAAACCTTGAAGAGATAAAAGAAGAGAAAAAAGAAGAAACTGAGAAAAATAAAAAAAGCTTCCTATCAAAACTAAAATTCTGGTGA
- the mfnE gene encoding [5-(aminomethyl)furan-3-yl]methyl phosphate kinase has product MHIVKIGGSLTYDAEPLLKALKNYAKEKNKKIVIIPGGGEFANVVRNIDKALNISNSLSHKLAIKCMDLIGEVYAEIGDIKAYDTLFDLKREIEKEKIAILLPSKILLSTDIAEHSWAITSDSLSLYIGKLLDVREVIIATDVDGIYDKFPGGKLLNIINANDIKGSTSVDEIFPILLKKFKMNAYVVNGKYPERVIDILEGKHNICTKIIGIE; this is encoded by the coding sequence ATGCATATAGTAAAAATTGGTGGCTCTCTAACTTATGATGCAGAGCCATTATTAAAGGCATTAAAAAACTATGCAAAAGAAAAAAATAAGAAGATAGTTATTATTCCTGGTGGAGGAGAATTTGCAAATGTTGTTAGAAATATAGATAAAGCTCTAAATATCTCAAACTCACTATCTCACAAACTTGCTATAAAATGTATGGATTTAATTGGAGAGGTTTATGCTGAAATTGGAGATATAAAAGCTTATGATACATTATTTGATTTAAAAAGAGAGATAGAAAAAGAAAAGATAGCTATATTATTACCTTCAAAAATTTTACTATCAACAGATATTGCTGAGCATTCTTGGGCTATAACATCAGATTCATTAAGTTTATATATAGGAAAGTTATTAGATGTTAGGGAAGTTATAATAGCAACTGATGTTGATGGCATATATGACAAATTCCCAGGAGGGAAACTATTAAATATTATTAATGCAAATGACATTAAAGGTTCAACATCTGTAGATGAGATCTTTCCAATTCTTTTAAAAAAATTTAAAATGAACGCTTACGTTGTTAATGGTAAATATCCAGAGAGAGTTATAGATATTTTAGAAGGAAAACACAACATATGTACGAAAATTATTGGAATAGAATAG
- a CDS encoding phosphoribosylanthranilate isomerase, which yields MVKVKICGITNEEDMAYISKRVHAVGVIIDVPVKTPRKISLDRAIELKKYIAPFTSLVAVLMPNSIEEVLEIYNALKPSAIQLHGFESLDFVKELNELKNNGKLNSHIIKVIHIPKDEEIEFKNLLDIAKDYEKYVDAILVDTKIENIKFEGKTHNWTVSKKLRESLEKPLILAGGLNKDNVLEAIKTVKPYAIDVSSSLEAYGGKKDLKKVDEFLEVVKKA from the coding sequence TTGGTTAAAGTAAAAATTTGTGGAATCACTAATGAAGAAGATATGGCGTATATATCAAAAAGAGTCCATGCAGTGGGGGTTATAATAGATGTCCCTGTAAAAACTCCAAGAAAAATATCGTTAGATAGAGCTATAGAGTTAAAAAAATATATCGCCCCATTCACATCTTTAGTGGCTGTATTAATGCCAAATAGTATAGAGGAAGTTTTAGAGATTTATAATGCTCTAAAGCCAAGTGCTATACAACTACATGGGTTTGAAAGTTTAGATTTTGTTAAAGAGTTGAATGAACTCAAAAATAATGGAAAATTAAATTCTCATATAATTAAAGTTATCCACATACCAAAGGATGAAGAAATTGAGTTTAAAAATTTATTAGATATTGCAAAAGATTATGAGAAATATGTTGATGCAATTTTGGTAGATACAAAAATAGAAAACATAAAATTTGAAGGAAAAACTCATAATTGGACAGTATCTAAGAAGTTGAGGGAATCTTTAGAAAAACCTTTAATTTTAGCTGGTGGTTTGAATAAAGATAATGTCTTAGAAGCGATAAAAACAGTCAAACCTTACGCTATAGATGTGTCTTCTTCGTTAGAAGCTTATGGAGGAAAGAAGGATTTAAAAAAAGTAGATGAGTTTTTGGAAGTAGTTAAAAAGGCTTAA
- a CDS encoding elongation factor 1-beta gives MAAVLAKIKIMPTSPEVNKEELKEKIKEVLEKQDVAIRGLFDEPLAFGLYAIYTVIEMEEREGGTEPIENALAEIDDVESVETVEVSLA, from the coding sequence ATGGCAGCTGTATTAGCAAAAATAAAAATTATGCCTACAAGTCCAGAAGTTAATAAAGAAGAGTTAAAAGAGAAAATTAAAGAAGTATTAGAAAAGCAAGATGTTGCTATAAGAGGATTATTTGATGAGCCATTAGCTTTTGGTTTATACGCTATATACACCGTTATTGAAATGGAAGAAAGAGAAGGAGGAACAGAACCAATAGAAAATGCTTTAGCAGAAATTGACGATGTTGAGAGCGTTGAAACAGTAGAAGTTTCATTGGCATAA
- a CDS encoding DUF1847 domain-containing protein — translation MKCSKCIKKLCYAGKNCKKDMTEKITEEYKKEDNLKIAKVSAYIEATYYMKKTRLEEIIEFCKLMDYKKIGIAFCIGLEDEAKILDEILSQHFDVYSVCCKVCGIDKDVLELKKINNGKEAMCNPIGQAEILNEIGTDLNIIVGLCIGHDILFQKYSKAPTTTFIVKDRVLSHNTAGAIYSKYYLKKLKVIK, via the coding sequence ATGAAGTGCTCCAAATGTATTAAAAAACTTTGCTATGCTGGAAAAAACTGTAAAAAAGACATGACAGAGAAAATAACGGAAGAATATAAAAAAGAAGATAATTTAAAAATAGCTAAGGTTTCTGCCTATATTGAAGCAACCTATTATATGAAAAAAACGAGATTGGAAGAGATTATAGAGTTCTGCAAACTTATGGATTATAAAAAAATAGGTATTGCTTTTTGTATTGGATTGGAAGATGAAGCAAAAATATTAGATGAAATTTTATCACAACATTTTGATGTTTATTCCGTCTGCTGTAAGGTCTGTGGAATTGATAAAGATGTTCTTGAGTTAAAAAAGATTAATAATGGAAAAGAAGCGATGTGCAACCCAATAGGGCAGGCGGAAATTTTAAATGAGATTGGGACTGATTTAAATATTATTGTTGGGTTATGTATTGGACATGACATTTTATTTCAAAAATATTCAAAAGCTCCAACAACTACATTTATTGTTAAAGATAGAGTTTTATCTCACAATACAGCTGGAGCAATTTATAGCAAATACTACCTAAAAAAGCTTAAAGTGATAAAATGA
- a CDS encoding M20 family metallo-hydrolase encodes MELKEEAIKLESDLIRINSVNPSFGGKGEKEKAEYVKKKLMEYVEEYNIKNYTLKEYNIIDRCGIERPNIVFKIDFGRDKALHIISHLDTVPEGDISLWDTNPYEPVVKDGKIYGRGSEDNHKGIVSSLLLLKMIFENNIKPKYNLSLIFVSDEEDGSEYGLKYLLDNFEDEIFKKDDLIIVPDFGTPTGEFVEIGEKGILWIKFNIKGKQCHGSTPENGLNADIVAFNFANELYNSLYEKFDEINSIFLPEYSTFEPTILKNKVENPNTIPGYVEVVFDCRILPTYKIEEVLEFIDEFIKNFDFKKYLKHYDNSIKAEITYEILKAENPNYTDENAEVIKELKKAIKNVLNREAKLCGMGGGTVAAFLREKNYAVAVWGIGEETAHQPNEHIKIEDLVKMTEVFYEILKWRLSSY; translated from the coding sequence ATGGAATTAAAAGAAGAAGCTATAAAGTTAGAGAGTGATTTGATAAGAATAAATTCAGTGAATCCTTCATTTGGTGGAAAAGGAGAGAAAGAGAAGGCAGAGTATGTTAAGAAGAAATTGATGGAGTATGTTGAAGAATATAATATAAAAAATTACACTTTGAAAGAATACAACATTATAGATAGATGTGGAATTGAGAGACCAAATATAGTATTTAAAATAGATTTTGGAAGAGATAAGGCATTACATATTATCTCTCATTTAGATACTGTTCCAGAAGGGGATATTAGTTTATGGGACACAAATCCTTATGAACCAGTTGTTAAAGATGGGAAAATTTATGGAAGAGGAAGCGAAGACAACCATAAGGGAATTGTTTCTTCTTTACTATTGTTAAAGATGATTTTTGAAAATAATATTAAACCAAAATACAACTTATCATTAATTTTTGTCTCTGATGAAGAAGATGGAAGTGAATATGGCTTAAAATATCTATTGGATAACTTTGAAGATGAGATATTTAAAAAGGATGATTTAATCATAGTTCCTGACTTTGGAACACCAACTGGAGAATTTGTGGAGATTGGGGAAAAGGGAATTTTGTGGATAAAATTTAACATTAAAGGAAAGCAATGTCATGGTAGCACACCTGAAAATGGGTTGAATGCTGATATAGTGGCATTTAACTTTGCAAATGAGTTATATAATAGCTTATATGAGAAATTTGATGAAATTAATTCAATATTTCTGCCAGAATATTCAACCTTTGAACCAACGATATTGAAAAATAAAGTTGAAAATCCAAACACAATTCCAGGATATGTAGAGGTTGTTTTTGATTGTAGAATTTTGCCAACTTACAAAATAGAGGAAGTTTTAGAGTTTATAGATGAATTTATTAAAAACTTTGACTTTAAGAAATATCTTAAGCATTATGATAACTCAATAAAGGCAGAGATAACTTATGAAATATTAAAGGCTGAAAATCCAAATTACACAGATGAAAATGCAGAGGTTATTAAAGAATTGAAAAAAGCTATAAAGAATGTTTTAAATAGAGAGGCAAAACTCTGTGGAATGGGTGGAGGAACTGTTGCGGCATTTTTGAGAGAGAAAAACTATGCAGTAGCAGTTTGGGGTATTGGAGAAGAAACTGCCCACCAACCAAATGAGCATATTAAAATAGAGGATTTGGTTAAGATGACTGAAGTGTTTTATGAAATTTTGAAATGGAGACTGTCAAGTTATTGA
- a CDS encoding SLC13 family permease encodes MRVDTFIFLIFIFVGILMLMFVVSLSEAIHVVEWKTIISLFYLMAIVNVLKDLKFLDYVSLIVIKHSSRIFITLIALTLILSMLITNDVVLFVIVPLTLILFKYIEADKKDLEKLIIFEGISANIGSGLTPIGNPQNIFLYHFYNIDAFEFVKNMVPFEIFGILVILPFMEFRKYNCKIDVDVEFKKEWIIYLIIFMLILLCIFGFLNFIYVFPIILAVILIKKPKIDYLFLLTFIFLFVDVYGIKKLGIINLFNVVNNDVMLMIYSSLLSQIISNVPATVLLSNIYDNWLPIAYGVNVGGNGTLISSFANLITLRLSNREVSVVRFLLIGMIIYIMHLTALTLYLKIF; translated from the coding sequence ATGAGAGTTGATACATTTATATTTTTAATTTTTATATTTGTGGGCATTTTGATGTTAATGTTTGTAGTTAGCTTATCTGAAGCTATCCATGTAGTAGAATGGAAAACCATAATATCTTTGTTTTATTTAATGGCTATTGTAAATGTTCTAAAAGACTTAAAATTTTTAGATTATGTTTCTTTAATTGTGATAAAACATTCAAGTAGAATATTTATCACTTTAATAGCTTTAACTTTGATTTTGTCAATGTTAATAACAAATGATGTTGTTTTGTTTGTCATAGTTCCTCTCACATTAATTTTATTTAAATATATAGAAGCTGACAAAAAAGACCTTGAAAAACTTATAATATTTGAAGGTATATCTGCAAATATTGGTAGTGGTTTGACACCAATTGGTAATCCTCAAAACATCTTTCTGTATCACTTTTATAATATAGACGCATTTGAATTCGTAAAAAATATGGTTCCTTTTGAAATTTTTGGAATTTTAGTTATTTTGCCATTTATGGAGTTTAGAAAGTATAATTGTAAGATAGATGTTGATGTAGAGTTTAAAAAAGAGTGGATAATTTATCTTATAATCTTTATGCTGATTTTACTTTGCATCTTTGGATTTTTAAATTTTATCTATGTATTTCCAATAATTTTAGCTGTTATTTTAATTAAAAAACCAAAAATTGATTATTTGTTTTTATTAACATTCATATTTTTGTTTGTAGATGTTTATGGTATTAAAAAATTAGGTATAATAAATTTGTTCAACGTAGTTAATAATGATGTGATGTTGATGATTTATTCTTCATTATTATCTCAAATTATCTCTAACGTACCAGCAACTGTTCTTCTCTCAAATATCTACGATAACTGGTTACCTATTGCTTATGGAGTTAATGTTGGTGGTAATGGGACTTTAATATCTTCATTTGCAAATTTGATAACATTGAGGCTGTCTAATAGGGAAGTTAGTGTAGTAAGGTTTTTATTAATTGGAATGATAATTTATATAATGCACTTAACAGCTTTAACTTTGTATCTCAAAATATTTTAA
- a CDS encoding 30S ribosomal protein S3, producing the protein MIERTFVKENVKRLLIDEYFKKELSRAGYSHCDIRKTPIGTKIIIYAEKPGFVIGRRGSRIRELTEKLAKEFGVEKPQIDVKPVENPDLDAQVVAQKVAQSLERGLHFRRVGHTAVRRVMNAGAKGVIVIISGKLTGERARTEKFMAGYMKHCGEPAEELVDKGRAIAKTKPGVIGVTVKIMRPDVLLPDEIIIKEDAEVKHVVEEEQ; encoded by the coding sequence ATGATAGAAAGAACATTTGTTAAAGAAAATGTTAAGAGATTGTTAATTGATGAGTACTTCAAGAAGGAGTTAAGCAGAGCAGGATACAGCCACTGCGATATAAGAAAAACCCCTATAGGAACAAAAATCATTATATATGCTGAAAAACCAGGTTTTGTTATTGGTAGGAGAGGAAGCAGAATTAGAGAATTAACAGAGAAATTAGCTAAAGAGTTTGGTGTTGAAAAACCACAAATCGATGTTAAACCAGTAGAAAACCCAGACTTAGATGCTCAAGTTGTTGCTCAAAAAGTAGCTCAGTCATTAGAGAGAGGATTGCACTTCAGAAGAGTTGGGCACACTGCAGTAAGAAGAGTTATGAATGCCGGAGCTAAGGGAGTTATAGTTATTATTTCAGGTAAATTAACTGGAGAGAGAGCAAGAACAGAGAAGTTCATGGCTGGATACATGAAACACTGTGGAGAGCCAGCTGAAGAGCTTGTTGATAAGGGAAGAGCAATAGCAAAAACAAAGCCAGGGGTTATAGGAGTTACAGTAAAAATCATGAGACCAGATGTCTTATTACCAGATGAAATTATAATTAAAGAAGATGCAGAAGTAAAACATGTAGTTGAAGAAGAGCAATAA
- the mtnA gene encoding S-methyl-5-thioribose-1-phosphate isomerase encodes MKDLRPIIWDDDKKELILIDQRKLPHKLEYFICKTYEDVAFAIKDMVVRGAPAIGISGAYGLALAEIKGDDIYKAYNILKNTRPTAVNLFWALDRCLEAYKKGKSILDEAKKIHEEDIETCRKIGMIGEKLIEDGDTILTHCNAGALACSAYGTALSVIRFAFYNGKKIRVIADETRPRLQGAKLTAFELSYEGIPVKVITDNTAGFLMQKGEIDKIIVGADRILADGTVYNKIGTYSLAVLAKYHNIPFYVAAPLSTFDLKSSEEDVIIEERSEDEVAYIDGVRIVPENVSCYNYAFDKTPPDLITAIITEKGIVKPKKDDILKLFR; translated from the coding sequence ATGAAGGATTTAAGGCCAATAATATGGGATGATGATAAAAAAGAGCTAATTTTAATAGACCAAAGAAAACTTCCACATAAATTAGAATATTTTATTTGTAAAACTTATGAAGATGTTGCATTTGCAATAAAAGATATGGTTGTTAGAGGAGCCCCTGCTATTGGAATATCTGGGGCTTATGGATTAGCCTTAGCTGAAATTAAAGGGGATGATATCTATAAAGCATACAACATCTTAAAAAATACAAGACCTACAGCTGTTAATCTATTTTGGGCATTGGATAGATGCTTAGAAGCTTACAAAAAAGGAAAATCAATCTTAGATGAAGCTAAGAAAATTCATGAAGAAGATATAGAAACCTGCAGAAAAATTGGAATGATTGGAGAGAAACTTATAGAAGACGGGGATACAATATTAACCCACTGCAATGCTGGGGCTTTAGCTTGCTCTGCCTATGGAACTGCTCTAAGTGTGATTAGATTTGCATTCTACAACGGAAAAAAGATTAGAGTTATAGCAGATGAGACAAGGCCAAGATTGCAGGGAGCTAAATTAACTGCTTTTGAGTTAAGCTATGAAGGCATTCCTGTTAAGGTTATAACAGATAATACAGCAGGATTTTTAATGCAAAAGGGAGAGATTGATAAAATTATAGTTGGGGCAGATAGAATTTTAGCTGATGGGACTGTTTATAACAAAATTGGAACTTATAGCTTGGCAGTTTTAGCTAAATATCATAATATTCCATTTTATGTTGCCGCCCCATTATCAACGTTTGATTTAAAAAGTAGTGAAGAAGATGTTATTATAGAGGAGAGAAGTGAAGACGAAGTAGCATATATTGATGGAGTTAGAATAGTGCCAGAAAATGTTAGCTGTTATAACTATGCATTTGATAAAACTCCTCCAGATTTAATAACTGCAATCATAACTGAAAAAGGAATTGTAAAACCAAAGAAAGATGATATATTAAAACTTTTTAGGTAG
- a CDS encoding CBS domain-containing protein, protein MVGDVPVLLIMKKPIVVSGDVSVYDVAKIMIKENVPCVLVVCGKPNHESIEVATDEDMINKVLIKKLPPDKIKVEDIASDKLVTIPPDTTIDEALKIMNKYKTKELFIVDEGKIVGVITQDDITKVTPEIISTLKELVNYLLKIIDEVINENENNESSEIQKTDSNDDDKKENNKENNNKLKLKKRI, encoded by the coding sequence ATGGTAGGAGATGTTCCAGTTTTGCTTATCATGAAAAAACCAATAGTAGTTAGTGGGGACGTATCAGTATATGATGTTGCAAAAATTATGATTAAAGAAAATGTTCCATGTGTTCTTGTAGTATGTGGAAAACCAAATCATGAGAGTATTGAAGTAGCTACAGATGAAGATATGATAAATAAGGTATTGATTAAAAAACTACCACCAGATAAAATTAAAGTAGAAGATATTGCCTCGGATAAATTAGTTACCATCCCACCAGACACTACGATTGATGAAGCTTTGAAAATTATGAATAAATATAAAACTAAAGAGTTGTTTATTGTAGATGAAGGGAAAATTGTGGGGGTAATAACACAAGATGATATAACAAAAGTTACTCCGGAGATAATTTCTACTTTAAAAGAGCTTGTAAATTACTTATTGAAAATTATTGACGAAGTTATTAATGAAAATGAAAATAATGAATCATCAGAAATTCAAAAAACAGATTCGAATGATGACGATAAAAAAGAGAATAATAAAGAGAATAATAATAAACTTAAGTTAAAGAAAAGAATATAG
- a CDS encoding IS6 family transposase, translating into MKLAIDVIKERIEEKKLFKRNRKSIEVKILAGLLYYLGLSLRKTSLFLSQFESISHESVRVYYHKIKEVLNEPKRSVRNPIAIDETKLKFGDKTIYVWSAIDVESKECLGVYISETRNYLDTILFVRGILKFCSNKPKILVDGGRWYPWALQKLGLKFERVRFGLRNCVESFFSLLKRRTKAFFNRFPNNSKFDTVISWIKSFMMFYNWILSIT; encoded by the coding sequence ATGAAGCTCGCAATAGATGTAATAAAGGAGAGAATCGAAGAGAAGAAGCTTTTTAAGAGGAATAGGAAGTCGATAGAAGTTAAAATCTTAGCAGGGCTTTTATACTACCTCGGGTTATCGTTGAGGAAGACGAGTTTATTTCTCTCCCAATTCGAAAGTATAAGCCACGAGTCAGTTAGAGTTTATTATCACAAGATTAAAGAAGTCTTAAACGAACCTAAGAGGAGTGTAAGAAACCCAATTGCAATAGACGAGACTAAACTAAAATTTGGAGATAAGACTATTTACGTATGGTCTGCTATTGACGTTGAATCGAAGGAATGCTTGGGAGTTTATATATCAGAGACAAGAAATTACCTCGATACTATATTATTCGTTAGGGGTATATTAAAATTTTGCTCGAATAAGCCTAAAATTTTGGTTGATGGTGGGAGATGGTATCCGTGGGCGTTGCAGAAGTTGGGCTTAAAATTTGAAAGAGTCCGATTCGGACTGAGAAATTGTGTAGAAAGCTTCTTCTCACTGCTTAAACGAAGAACAAAAGCATTCTTTAATAGATTCCCTAATAATAGTAAGTTCGATACGGTTATTAGTTGGATAAAGAGCTTCATGATGTTCTACAATTGGATACTATCAATAACTTGA
- a CDS encoding zinc finger domain-containing protein produces MKYICISCNAEIAPREKSTKFPCPNCGEVEIVRCERCRKLNNPYKCPKCGFEGP; encoded by the coding sequence ATGAAATACATTTGCATAAGCTGTAATGCTGAGATTGCTCCAAGAGAGAAATCAACAAAATTCCCATGTCCAAACTGTGGAGAAGTAGAGATTGTAAGATGTGAGAGATGCAGAAAATTAAACAACCCATACAAATGTCCAAAATGTGGATTTGAAGGCCCATAA
- a CDS encoding 30S ribosomal protein S17, with the protein MAARNIGIPVKAPEVECDDKNCPFHGTLPVRGQSFVGVVVSDKPQKTVIIKREVVKYLKKYERYERRTTKLAAHNPPCINAKVGDIVRVMECRPISKTKAFVVVEKLGRVDEIKGEE; encoded by the coding sequence ATGGCAGCAAGAAATATTGGAATTCCAGTTAAAGCTCCAGAAGTAGAATGCGATGATAAAAACTGCCCATTCCACGGGACTTTGCCAGTAAGAGGACAGAGCTTTGTTGGAGTTGTTGTTAGTGACAAACCACAAAAAACAGTTATTATTAAGAGAGAGGTTGTAAAATACCTCAAAAAATATGAAAGATATGAGAGAAGAACAACAAAATTAGCAGCTCACAACCCACCATGCATAAACGCAAAAGTTGGAGACATTGTAAGAGTTATGGAATGCAGACCAATAAGTAAAACAAAAGCATTCGTTGTAGTTGAGAAATTAGGAAGAGTTGATGAAATTAAAGGAGAAGAATAA